In a genomic window of Nodosilinea sp. E11:
- a CDS encoding cation:proton antiporter, which produces MPLPLGQLLQEPITDPVAIFLTILAIMLVAPLLVERLRLPGIIGLILSGVVVGPYGLGILDRDPTIVLLGTVGLLFLMFLGGLETSLDDLKRNADKPIIFGLATFVVPMALGTAVMMALQYSFWASILVASCFASHTLVALPVLNKLGIMRHPASTATLGATLITNVLALLVLAVVVRADQGDLTLGFWLFLIPALTIYTFAVLWGIPKLGRWFFKKFGHDEGAEFTFVLAALFVASYLASLIEIEPIVGAFLAGVAITQIIPRLSPLMNRVQFIGNTLFVPIFLISVGMLVDPFILIRQPESIVLVAIIVLTELASKFVAAWGAARWFKWKLPSTMVMFGLSMAQAASTLAAITIAFDIGLVDEIVVNAIIVMILVSCVLSPWVVARWGAQIQSPTADAETLSEEGQDTETIPTLGQRILIPVANPSTEDNLLQLAMILTKRVGGTLLPLHVLPDRNQPIVEAERTRQLRLLDTAEAIAHAATIPVETIGRIDDSIAWGILRTIQERNADLLICGWKGFSTYQENFFGSVIDTIVRSATIPVLISRFPQPIENTEQVVLAITGRQANLSQVKSTLAIAQCLAEELKAPLHVVQMAVGSGRDRELTTLLQDQAIAVQPTHGNTVRRVSEVIRPNTLLILIASTYSVGQPALGREPEAITRANWDTNVIIVNFPATPTKRA; this is translated from the coding sequence ATGCCCCTGCCCCTAGGGCAACTGTTGCAAGAACCGATTACGGACCCGGTCGCTATTTTTCTGACCATTTTGGCCATCATGCTGGTGGCTCCGCTGCTGGTTGAGCGACTGCGGCTACCGGGCATTATCGGACTGATCTTATCTGGGGTCGTGGTAGGCCCTTACGGGTTAGGCATTCTAGATCGCGACCCCACGATTGTGCTGCTGGGCACTGTGGGGTTGCTATTTCTGATGTTTTTAGGCGGCCTTGAAACCAGCCTTGACGATCTCAAGCGCAATGCCGATAAGCCGATTATCTTTGGTTTAGCCACCTTCGTCGTCCCGATGGCGCTGGGAACCGCCGTGATGATGGCTCTCCAGTACAGCTTTTGGGCCTCGATCCTGGTGGCCTCCTGTTTTGCCTCCCATACCCTGGTAGCCTTACCGGTGCTCAACAAGCTGGGGATTATGCGTCACCCGGCCTCTACCGCCACCCTAGGCGCTACCCTCATTACCAACGTGCTAGCGCTGCTGGTGCTGGCGGTGGTGGTCAGGGCCGATCAGGGCGATCTCACCCTGGGCTTTTGGCTCTTTTTAATTCCAGCCCTAACGATTTACACCTTTGCAGTGCTTTGGGGCATCCCCAAGCTAGGCCGCTGGTTCTTTAAAAAATTTGGCCACGACGAAGGGGCAGAGTTTACCTTTGTGCTGGCTGCCCTGTTTGTGGCCTCTTACCTAGCCAGCCTGATTGAGATTGAACCCATCGTCGGGGCATTTCTGGCAGGGGTAGCTATTACCCAAATTATTCCTCGGCTCAGCCCTCTGATGAACCGAGTGCAATTTATTGGCAACACGCTGTTTGTGCCGATTTTCTTGATTTCAGTGGGCATGCTGGTGGACCCATTTATTTTGATTCGCCAGCCAGAGTCGATTGTGCTGGTAGCCATCATTGTGCTGACGGAGTTGGCCAGCAAATTTGTCGCCGCCTGGGGGGCTGCCCGCTGGTTCAAATGGAAACTGCCCAGCACGATGGTGATGTTTGGCCTGTCGATGGCCCAAGCCGCCTCGACCCTAGCGGCGATTACCATCGCCTTCGACATTGGGTTAGTCGATGAGATCGTGGTAAATGCGATTATCGTCATGATTTTGGTGAGCTGCGTGCTGTCGCCCTGGGTAGTCGCTCGCTGGGGTGCACAGATCCAGAGTCCGACCGCTGACGCGGAGACACTAAGCGAAGAAGGCCAGGATACAGAGACCATACCCACCCTGGGGCAGCGTATTTTGATTCCGGTGGCGAACCCCAGTACTGAAGATAATCTGCTCCAGCTGGCGATGATTCTCACCAAACGTGTAGGGGGTACTCTGTTGCCCCTACACGTGCTGCCCGATCGCAATCAACCCATTGTCGAGGCCGAAAGGACTCGCCAGCTGCGTCTACTCGACACCGCCGAAGCCATTGCCCACGCCGCGACGATTCCGGTTGAAACCATTGGTCGCATCGACGACTCAATTGCCTGGGGCATTTTGCGTACCATCCAAGAACGCAATGCCGACTTGCTAATTTGCGGCTGGAAGGGGTTTTCGACCTACCAAGAAAATTTCTTTGGTAGCGTGATCGACACCATCGTGCGATCGGCAACCATTCCGGTACTGATCAGCCGATTTCCCCAGCCAATTGAAAACACGGAGCAAGTGGTGCTGGCGATTACCGGCAGGCAGGCCAACCTGAGCCAGGTTAAAAGTACCCTAGCCATTGCCCAGTGTCTTGCGGAAGAGCTGAAGGCACCGCTCCACGTGGTGCAGATGGCCGTTGGCTCTGGCCGCGATCGCGAACTCACTACCCTGCTCCAAGATCAAGCGATCGCGGTACAGCCGACCCATGGCAACACGGTTAGGCGGGTATCCGAGGTCATTAGACCCAATACTCTGCTAATCCTAATTGCCAGTACCTACAGCGTCGGCCAACCTGCCCTGGGTCGCGAACCCGAGGCCATCACCCGTGCCAATTGGGATACCAATGTCATCATTGTGAACTTCCCCGCTACCCCCACCAAACGGGCCTAA